Genomic window (Osmerus eperlanus chromosome 26, fOsmEpe2.1, whole genome shotgun sequence):
GCCGTCCATGTTCGAACTCGCCTTTCTGCCTTTCCTGGAGAGCAACGGCTGCCAGGGCCTTTCCGACCCCATAGACCAGTGCGTCAAGCACAACGTTACTACCGCCGTGTCTCAGGTGAGCCGAGCAGACTGCGCCAGGTGTTCGAGTGTCCCGCAGGCCGTTAAATAACTTCTGCAGCATGGGGGAAAGTTtggtttcaaatgtgggtgggacagctttttaAATAACTGAGGAAGCGGCCGTTAAatataattgtttttttttaaataaaaagtgtgtgtgtgtgggggggggggacagatttgCAGTTTTCAAGAAGTGTAATGACACTccgtccccgtccccgtccccccctccgCAGTGTTTCCCAGAGGAGCAGGTAGAGGTGAGTTTCGACTATGAGATGTTGCCCAGCAGGAAGCCCAGGTTCCTGGCCCAGACGGCAGCTCACGTATGTGGAGCAGCTTACTACTACCAGCAGGCTGACGTTCCGGACCAGCCCTGGGGGgacaaggtgagggggagggaggagggcagccctggggggacaaggtgagggggagggaggagggcagccctggggggacaaggtgagggggagggaggagggcagccctggggggacaaggtgaggggaaggaggagggcagccctggggggacaaggtgagggggagggaggagggcagccctggggggacaaggtgaggggaaggaggagggcagccctggggggacaaggtgagggggagggaggagggcagccctggggggacaaggtgagggggagggaggagggcagccctggggggacaaggtgaggggagggagggaggagggcagccctggggggacaaggtgaggggagggagggaggagggcagccctggggggacaaggtgaggggagggagggaggagggcagccctggggggacaaggtgagggggagggagggaggagggcagctctGGAGGgacaaggtgagggggagggagggaggagggcagctctGGAGGgacaaggtgagggggagggaggagggcagcccTGGAGGgacaaggtgagggggagggaggagggcagctctGGGGGgacaaggtgagggggagggagggaggagggcagctctGGAGGgacaaggtgagggggagggagggaggagggcagctctGGAGGgacaaggtgagggggagggagggaggagggcagctctGGAGGgacaaggtgagggggagggaggagggcagctctGGAGGgacaaggtgagggggagggagggaggagggcagcccAGAGGGGTTCCACTATTAGTCTACCTAACCTCCATGTCCTCCCCCTCTAGAaggtgtacggtgtgtgtgtgcaccccctGCTGGGCGGCTGGTTTGCTGTCCGGGCTCTGCTGCTGTTCCCGGGGGTGCAGGTGGAGCTCCTGCAGACCCCTCCTCCAGACTGTGTCCCCTCCAGAGACGCACGGATTCAGCTGCTGGACGACTTCAACCTGCGCTGGCAGGTAAGACCACAGGGGGaacgtgtgttggtgtgttggtgtgtgttgtgtctaaatttgtgtgtgttttggcaggATTGGAGCTACCGCAACATCGTGGCTCCTATCCAGACCTACTCCCAGAAACAGAGGGAGTACTtctccttgccccccccccagcgtgCTGCGCTTCTGCGGGGCTGGGGTTACACACCTGGGGGGGCAAACCTCCAGGACCCCCCTAGCCTCCAGGACCCACCTAGCCTccaggacagagacacagggtACGGCTAACTGATCGATTCTGGATGGACGATGTCCACCGATgtttctacctgtctgtctgtttctacctgtctgtctgtctacttgtctgtctgtctacctgtctgtctgtctgtctaccaacTGTGTACTCTTAAGTTGCTACTATGTGCCTAGGTGAGGAGGGTGTaggggcaggtgaggagggtgtaggggcaggtgaggagggtgttggggcaggtgaggagggtgtaggtggaggtgaggagggtgtaggggcaggtgaggagggtgtaggggcaggtgaggagggtgtaggggcaggtgaggagggtgttggggcaggtgaggagggtgttggggcaggtgaggagggtgtaggggcaggtgaggagggtgttggggcaggtgaggagggtgtaggggcaggtgaggagggtgtaGGGGCAGGTGTACCCTGGGATAAACTGCCTCTAGGAAGCTTGTCTGGATAtctgctgtgtctgcatgtCACTCTACTTAAATTATTTTATGGTGAAATGGACAGTTATGCTGATGTCATGTTTAGTGTTGGATCGAAGAACTGACAAGGTTTTACTTGTTGACAATGATGAAAGACAATATCAACATGTGAAAAAAATAAatgcacaatttttttttattagaatGTTTTCAGTATATTTGCCTCTTATCAAAATGAGTAAAACAATCAGATGAAACTTTGGAAACGGTTGTTCCTTAGTGTCATCCATGTCAGTGTTGACTGGGATGTTGTGA
Coding sequences:
- the mmachc gene encoding cyanocobalamin reductase / alkylcobalamin dealkylase yields the protein MATPRVNVEDFRRPLHDSLSKLGFEVHPFKIGWYNAVLPSALRVPHSDDTLAVLVISTPSMFELAFLPFLESNGCQGLSDPIDQCVKHNVTTAVSQCFPEEQVEVSFDYEMLPSRKPRFLAQTAAHVCGAAYYYQQADVPDQPWGDKKVYGVCVHPLLGGWFAVRALLLFPGVQVELLQTPPPDCVPSRDARIQLLDDFNLRWQDWSYRNIVAPIQTYSQKQREYFSLPPPQRAALLRGWGYTPGGANLQDPPSLQDPPSLQDRDTGYG